AAGCCTCGTTGGATAAGCCGAATGCAACTTTAGATGATGTCTTTATTCACTACACAGGCGACCAATTAGTATCAGGAGTTAACTACCGTGACACAGCAAGAACCCGGCGTACTGCTCAACGGTTGGGCTAGAACCAAAGCGACGCGCAAACATAATTTTATCTCTGCATTGAGTGAGTTAATTGTCAAAACATTAGCGATCGCCGAATTAGAAATCCGCAAACTACGTCATGATCCCACCGATTTAGCCGTCAGAGCCGTTCAGCCAGCATTATGGTTACTGATATTTGGGCAAGTCTTCTCCAAAATTAGAGCCATCCCCACCGGGGGAAATCTGCCTTATTTAGATTTTATGACCGCAGGGATTCTCGCCCAGAGTGTATTATTTGTCGCTATTTTCACTGGGGGAATGACCCTGATTTGGGAACGGGATTTAGGGATTGTGCATAAATTCCTGGCGAGTCCTACCCCCCGCGTCGCTATGGTATTAGGCAAAGCAGTGGCTTGCGGAGTCCGATGCTTATCTCAGGTATTTATTATTTATGGATTAGCGCTGCTATTAGGCGTAAAACTAAATTTGCATCCCTTGGCAATTATCAAAGTCTTATTAATCGTTCTCATGGGTGCAAGTTGCTTTTGCATTTTTTCTCTAATTATTGGCTGTTTGGTGAAAACTAGAGAAAGAATGACCGGAATTGGGCAATTATTAACCATGCCGTTGTTTTTTGCCAGCAATGCGATTTATCCCATTTCCTTAATGCCGAACTGGCTAAAATTTATTTCCCATATCAACCCCTTAACTTATGAAGTTGATGCTTTACGCGGCACAATGCTACTTAATGGCACAAGTCTCTATGGGTTTGGGTTGGATTGTACAGTTCTGCTACTAACATTAATAATATTAACCCTCATCTGTGGCAAACTTTATCCACGGGTGGCGATGTAAGTAGGAGAACAACTAGCCCATGAAGCTTGATAAACCCTCACATGGTGCGACTTCTGAAGAATGTGCTGCCAAAGTAATGGAAACAGTTCCATTAGTGATGCGGTTTATCAGGAAGGAGATGCGAGCGCACAACGCCGGGTTTTTGTCAATTCCCCAGTTGCGATCGCTGGCATTTATCAATCGTAATCCTGGTGGTTCACTATCTGGTTTGGCAGAACATCTCGGTGTCACCTCTGCGACAGCTTCAGCAACCATAGAACGGCTAGTACAGCGCAACTTAGTGCAACGAGAACACCATCCCCAAGAGCGACGGCGGATAGTTCTCAACTTAACTGACGAGGGAAAGTACCATCTCCAGCAATCCCTCAATCATACTCGCGCTCAAATTGCTGACATTCTCAATAGTCTGTCAGCCGAAGAATTTTCCCAGATAGAACAAGGGTTAACCTTCTTAAAAAATGTCTTCGATCAAACGGAAATCCACCCCCCAGAACCATGAGCCTGGACAACATGATCCCTTTGCGGCTCTAAGATTTCGAGACTATAGATTATTTACCATTGGGCGTTTGCTGCTATCTATTGGCTCGCAAATGCAGACTGTAGCGATCGGCTGGGAACTTTATGAACGCACTGATTCAGCTTTAGCGTTAGGCGGCGTGGGACTCGCCCAAGTCTTACCCATTATTGCTCTCACCTTAATTGCCGGAGATTTAGCTGATCGCCGCGATCGCAAAATCACTGTTTTATCTTCAGTCATCTTACTCGCTCTTTGTTCTCTAACTTTAGCAGTGCTTTCCTATACCAAGGGTGCAATATTTCTGATTTATGCTTGCTTGATGTTATCTGGTGTAGCTAGGGCATTTCTCAAACCTGCGGGTGATGCTTTGATGTGGCAGTTAATACCTGTAAGTGCCTTTACCAATGCTGCGACTTGGAACAGTAGTAGTTTTCAGTTAGCCGCAGTTATTGGCCCAGCCTTGGGTGGCTTTGGCATTGCTTTGTTAGGAAGTGCAACAGGGGTATATATATTAGCGGCGATCGCGTCTTTTTTCTGTTTCTGTCTCACTGCGGCAATTAAAGAGCAACCAAATACCCGCACTAAAGAACCAATTTCTCTGCAAGCACTCTCCGCTGGGATGAAATTTCTCTGGCAGAATCAATTGATTTTAGCCGCCATTACCCTAGATATGTTTGCGGTGTTATTTGGTGGTGCGATCGCTCTATTGCCGATTTTTGCCAAAGATATTTTGCACGTCGGGCCAGTAGAATTAGGCTACCTACAAGCGGCTCCTTCCATTGGGGCGCTAATTATGGCGGTGAGTTTGGCGTATCTACCACCATTACGCAAAGCCGGGCCGGCCTTACTTTGGTCAGTCGTTGGCTTTGGTGTTGTCACCATTGTTTTTGGTCTGTCGCGGTGGTTTTGGCTATCTCTACTCATGTTGGTCTTGAGTGGTGCGTTAGATAGTATTAGTGTGGTGATTCGCCATACTTTAGTCCAAATTAGAACACCCGATCATTTGCGTGGTCGGGTGGCAGCAATTAATAGCGTATTTATCAGCGCTTCTAATGAATTGGGCGGTTTTGAATCTGGTTTAGCTGCTGCAATATTTGGCCCTATTGCAGCGGTTGTTGGTGGTGGTGTTGGCACTATTCTAGTCGTACTGGCTGTAGCTAAAATTTGGCCAGGTATGGTTAAACTTGGAGCTTTACAAGAATTAGATTAACGTGAGTTATAGCGATGAAAAACCTCTCCCTTTTTCGTCAGTAATTGAGGATAGGTGAGGTAATAAAAAACTTGTCGAACTCATATCAAATTAAGTCAACTTACCAGTCAGCTATTTTGCTATCGTCCCAAACTTCTAGTTGTAAACCTTGGAGATAGCTTAATCCATCCTGAATTTGTGGATCAATTCCTTTGAGTTCTAAGTCGAACCAACCATCACCTACAGCATTAGCTCCCAAAATTGCCGCAGTGATATTTACAGTCAAACCATAGTCTGAAATTAAGTGAGAAATTACAGGTTCTTGATGATAATCTTTGGGAATTCTTAGGCGTATCCGTTTAGATTTCAGGGTATCTTCACTAGCCATATCGAAATCAGCCTTTGATTAATAGAGAACAATAAAAGTGCTGAAGTTTCATTTCCTACGGCCTATTTTTAAGGCAGAAAGCTCAGGGTTAAAATTTTATACTTCAGACTAGCCTACGGCAAGCCCTTCGGGTTCAGCAGTCGCTCATGGGGGAAACCCCCTACAGCCCTTTGGGCATCCTACGGCGGGCGTTAGCCTCTCCCTTTGGGAGAAGACCGCGCTGCCTCACTGCTGCGCGTCTACACACTTCATTCAACATCTTTGATGCGAGTTTTGCGTTCTAAAATTTCCTTCAGTATCAAGGTAACTACTGCTAAAAGTCCCAACAGTACTGCGGCTGAAAAGGCGGCTTCAGTTTCATACTGTTTGTAAGCATCTTCCACAAACAATGGTAAACTTTGGGTTTTGTCGGCAATGTTACCAGAAACTACAGAAACAGCGCCGAATTCGCCCATTGCTCTGGCATTGGTCAAAATTAAACCGTAAAGCAATCCCCAACGAATGCTGGGTAAGGTGACGCGCCAAAATATTTGCCAATCTTTTGCGCCCAAAGTTTTAGCGGCTTCTTCTTGGTCACTACCAAATTCCTCTAACACAGGAATGACTTCTCGCGCCACAAAGGGCATACTGACAAAAGCTGTCGCTAACACCATACCAGGAAAGGCAAAGATAATTTTAATGTCGTGGGCTTGCAGAAAAGGGCCAAACCAACCATTGCGACCGTAGAGTAGGACAATCATCAACCCAGCAACTACGGGTGAAATGGAAAAGGGCAGGTCGATAATACTTAAAACTATGGCACGACCAGGGAATTTATGTCGCGCGATCGCCCAAGCTGCACACAAGCCAAATACTGTATTTAATGGCACAGCAATCAACGCCAGTATTAACGTCAGCCAAGCTGCATGAAGAAAGGCAGGGTGTGTTAGGTTGGCAAAAAACGGGCCTATTCCCTTTTTAAAGGCTTGAAAAAAAACGTTAATTGCTGGGATGTATTGAATTAATGCTAAATACGCAATAGCAATGCCAATTAAAAGGGTGGGAACCCAACTATTCTGATGTTTTGACTTGGCTGCATCGGTATTAGACCCAGATGAGTGAAATCTTGGCTCATTTACTGTCATATCTTCTTGCCCACGCTTGTAAGAAATTAATTGCCAATAGTAGTATTAAAGAAATTGTCAGTAACACCATGCCAATCACAGTAGCGCCAGAATAGTCATACTGCTCTAAGCGTTGAAAAATCAGTACTGGTGCAATTAAATCTTGATAGGGTGTGTTAGAAGAAATAATGACTGTCGAGCCATATTCACCAACCGCACGGGAAAAACCCAAAGCAATACCCGTCAAAATTGTTGGGAATAATGGTGGTAAAATCACTTTCCAAAATGTTTGCCATTGAGAAGCACCCAAACACCAAGCAGCTTCCTCAATGTCATGTTCCATTTCTTGCAGTACTGGTTGTACAGTTCTGACAACAAAAGGTAGGGAAATAAAGATCATTGCTACTGCTACACCCAACCGAGTGAAAGATACTTTAATTCCCAATGGTGCTAGAAGTGAACCAATCCAGCCATTATCGCTGTAAACTGTTGCCAATGTTAAACCAGCAACGGAAGTTGGTAGGGCAAAGGGTAAGTCTACGGTGGCATCAATCAGCCTTTTCAAAGGAAAGTCGTAACGCACCAAAACCCAGGCAATTAAAGTTCCAAATACACCATTAAGCAGCGCCGCCCCTATGGATGTGACAAAAGTGACGTTATAAGTAGCTAATGCAACATCGCTAGTAGCAATTTCCCAAAACCTTGCCGGAGGTTCGGTACTGGCTTTCAAGAACATCGCAACTATTGGCATAAATAACATGAATGTTAGGTATACCAAAGTAATGCGCCATGTCCAAGGCAGATGAATCAATTGATGCAGGAATTTCTTCCAGAATGGAGTTGGAGAAGCAAGATGTTGATGTGGAGATGGAGAAGAAGATACAGCCATAAAAATTTCATTGGTCATTTGTCATTGGTCATTTGTCATTGGTCATTTGTCATTGGTCATTTGTCATTGAAAAATAGACTTATCTAAAAATTAGGTTTATATCCTTGCTATGAAAGCTCTGATATTTATTTACAGATAAGTCCATTGACTCTTGACCATTGACTATTGACTATTTACCGTTTCTTTTGGGCTTGAATCTTATCAAAAACACCGCCCTCAGCAAAGAATTTCTTATCAATTTCACTCCAACCACCGTAATCTTGTACTGTGCCTAAAGTTTTGACGTTGGGGAATTTGTCTTTCACTTCTTTAGTTTGGGCAACAGTTTCATCAACTGGGCGGAATCCTAATTTAGCAAATTCTTGCTGGGCTTCTGGTGTGTAAAGGTATTTTACAAAAGCTTCGGCAACTTCACGGGTGCCATGCTTATCAACATTTTTATCAACCACAGCAATTGGGTTATCGATAGAAATATTGACATCAGGGACAATATAATTTACTTTTTCTCCCTTTTGTTTTGCTAAAACAATTTCATTTTCGTAGTTGATTAAAGCATCACCTTGACCTTGCTTGAAAAATGCGTCAGTTGCTTCCCGCGCATCTTTAGTCAACAGCGGTACATTGTTATAAACTTTGGAGACAAATTCAGTCGCCTTTGCGTCATCTCCACCAGTTTTAATGGCTGAATTCCACAGCGCGAGGAAGTTCCACTTAGCCACACCTGATGTTTTCGGATCAGCTGTAATGAGTTTTACACCGTCTTTGGCTAAATCTGTCCAAGTTTTGATGTTTTTTGGATTACCTTCACGAGTGACGATCGCCGCAACAGATTTAGAAACGATCCCATTATTAGGAACTTCTTTTTCCCATCCTGGCTCAATCAGTCCGGCTTTCTGAATCTTTTGCGTATCTCCAGCCAGCGCTAAGTGAACCACATCGGCTTCCAAACCATCGATGACGGCGCGAGTTTGAGAGCCAGAACCGCCATAGCTTTGTTTAAAAGTGACGGTTTGGTTATGCTCTTGCTTCCACTTTTCGACAAACTTGGGAATGATGGCTTCGTGTGCTGCTTTAGTTACAGCGAAAGAAACTAAGGTGACTTCAACGTTTGATTTGTTAGCTGCAACTGGACTAGCAGAAGGAGTTTCAGTGCCAGAATTACTGCTATTTCCACCAGAGCAGGCGGCCAGCGCCACGCTCAAAATAGCTCCTACCAATGTGAGCGATACAAAACCTTTGAGCGAATTGAGCCTGAACCGATATGGTTTGTGCTGAGTAGTAAATTGCTGCGATCGCTTCAGGGGACGCTGCCAAAAATTCATTCCGTGGCTCCTCTCAATCTACGGTAAATTGATGTATATATGGTTATATAAGATTTATGTTACTGGATATTTGCACGGATTAATTCTGTTTAATTGCAAACTCAACAAAAAATTCATATTCTCTATCGAGAATAGGGAGATTGTAGCAGTTTAGTTGGCGATTAAAAATACTTACACAAAAATTTGGATGCTAAAAGGGGCATTAAAGATGTGAGGTTTTGCTCACTCTCTATACACCTTTGATCAAAATTGACATTTGTTTGGGTTAATTACGCCTATTTACTTTGGCAGAACTGTGCTTGAATGTATGGTGCGCTGGCGATCGCTTTTCCGAATCCTGCCAAGTATCTGGTACTCATGGCTATTGTTAAAATAATATTTGGTTGGGTTTTAAAACGAAACCCAACATTCTCAAAATTTTATTGGATTAACAACGCCGTAGCTGTGTTAGCAATATAACAACATCATCCATAGCTTGCCTGATCGTGCTGGCTGGTTGCTCAGATTGATTCACAATTATACTAAAAGCTAACGGCTCAAATTGTGGCGAATCTATATATCCTGACAGAGAAATTGCACCTTTTAAAGTTCCGGTTTTAGCTTGGACAATTCCTTGAGCCGATGTGTTGCGAAAGCGCCCTTGTAAAGTACCACTAACTCCAGCCACAGGTAAAGAAGCCCGAAAAACTTTTGCTTCTGGTGATGCGGCGATTACTTGTAAAACTTGTACCAAAGCTTCTGGACTAATTAAATCCTTCCGCGATAGTCCTGAACCATCCACCACACTATAAGTATTGGGGTTTACTCCTAATTGGGTGAGAGTTTCTTGCATAACTTTTAACCCAACATCAGCAGTATTTTGGTTTTTGGCTACTTGTTGTTTGTGGGCTAAAGTTCTTAATAAAGCTTCAGCAAATAAATTATTACTGTTTAAATTCATCTCCTTAATCAACTCAGACAAAGGTGGAGATTCAATGGCTGCAATTTCGCGTTCATTATTACCACCACTGGCGGTAGATGTTTGCTGCACAGAGATTCCCTCTGCTGCTAAACTTTGACGAAAGTGACGTAAAAAATTTTGTGTAGGGTCAAATACTGCGATCGCATTAATATCTGGTGATGAATTTACCGCCAGTTGTCCTTGCAAATAAAGCACAGCGCCTTTTAAGTCACGCTTAACTTCTACTAACCCTGGTTCATCTTTTTGCGCCGTGACAGAATTATTTTCAACTCGCCACTGATACGCCTCTGTAGGATCAGCCCATTTAATTTGCAGTGGTTTTCCTATAGCTTGGGGTAACACTGTTAATACAGCAGCATTTTCATTCAAAATCAAACTATTGACTGGTGCGCCATAATAAGCTTGTACATCTTCCCATTGCCAACTAGGATTTATCAAATCTCCTTGAAAATAACTATCATCAGCAATTAAATTATTGACTTGAGTAATGCCCTGTTGACGTAATTGCTTGGCTAATAGTGTTAATTGAGCATTTTTTAAACTGGGGTCTCCTCGACCAACTACACGCAAATTGCCATCAGCATCTTGATAAACAGAGGTACGAATGCGAAAATCTGCGCCTAATTGCTTCAGCGCCGCAGCTGTCGTCAACAACTTAGCATTAGAAGCAGGTGTAAAGTATTTTTCAGCATCGTGGCTGTAAAGCGTTTGCGTAGAAGCTAAGTTTTTAACTAAAATTCCCCAACGAGCACGGCTAAATAAAGGACGATTGATTGCAGAATCTATAGATGTTCTTAGTTCAGCAGGACACAGTGATTTTGTGGTAGTTGCAGGGGGAACTGGAGTTTGGGCTGTAACTGCTTGTTGGGTAATTCCAGTCTGGGTTCCCAGCAACAGTAGCAGCAAACTCAGGGAAATTTTGCGAGAAAACATACTTAAACTTCTACATTGAGAACTGACAGTTATATTATTTTGTAGTGTTTGGCGATCGCCGCAGTCAGTATACTAAACGTATTAAAATTTACTAAGAAATAAATAGCCTACTCACGCCTAAATAATTTTCAACATAAAGTACAATCTCGATCAGGCACTCAACACACTGTTCTCGATATTTTCTTTCTATATATGCGGTCAACATTTACAAGAGTAATTACAGGTAGAGATGTTGGCAGACTTTCTTCATGTATCACTTGTTCTAAAGAATCTTCTCCCTTCATACTGCGATTTGCTGTTAAGAGAATCATCTGCTTTTCTTGAGCAAATCGCCAAACCATCCTATCGCTGCTGTCTGTTGAACAAATTATAGTTCAAGTTATTGATTATCTGTGTGTACTGACTGCCAAGCAAGGCGATGTTTCCAGTGTGATGTAAAATTAAGTTGAATTGCTTGATTGAAGTCCTCCAAAGCTGCTGAATAAAGTTCTTCTTTTAGCTTGACTGCACCTTGGTTGTTCAAATTTTTAGGACATTGTGGATTCCAGACATATTTTTGACAAGTTTGGTAAGCAATTTCTGCATCACTGCCATTTTCAGGATTTTGAAAGACTGGATGATAATTTAGCCTATTGCAGCAAACTTGCAGCCATTTTTGCCACCCACACTGCCACAAGCGCACTGTTCCATCAAGACTACCACTGGCAATCAGTTGACCATCAGGGCTAAAAACTGCAGAATTTACCCAATACTCATGTCCGCGCCAAGGTTGACCGATAGGATTGCCGTCAATATCCCACAAACGCACTGTAGAATCATTGCTGGCACTAACAATCAGTTTGCCATCAGGGCTAAAGGCGACAGAATTCACTTCTTTTTCATGTCCGCGCCAAGGTTGACCAATAGGATTACCATCAATATCCCACAAACGCACTGTAGAATCATTGCTGGCACTAACAATCAGTTTGCCATCAGGGCTAAAGGCGACAGAATTCACTTCTTTTTCATGTCCGCGCCAAGGTTGAGTGATGGGGTTGCCGTCAATATCCCACAAGCGCACTGTAGAATCATTACTAGCACTGACAATCAACTTGCCATCAGGGCTAAAGGCGACAGAATTCACTTCTTTTTCATGTCCGCGCCAAGGTTGAGTGATGGGGTTGCCGTCAATATCCCACAACCGCACTGTAGAATCATTGCTGGCACTGACAATGGACTTACCATCTGGGCTAAAGGCAACAGAATTCACTTCTTTTTCATGTCTGCGCCAAGGTTGAACGATAGGATTGCCGTCAATATCCCACAACCGCACTGTAGAATCATTGCTGGCACTGACAATCCACTTACCATCAGGGCTAAAGGCGACAGAATTGACCCAATTCTCATATTTGCGCTGCGATCGCCCGATGACCCGATCTTGTAGTATTTGATCTAGCTCCCACAAACGCACAGTTTTATCGCTACTACTGACAATCAGCTTGCCATCGGGACTAAAGGCTAGGGAATTAACCTGTCCTTCATGTCCGCGCCAAGGTTGAGTGATGGAGTTGCCGTCAATATCCCATAAGCGTATTGTGCGATCGCAGCTACCACTAATAATAAACTTACCATCAGGGCTAAATGCTACAGAATTTACACGCCCTTCATGCCCGCGCCAAGGTTGACCGATGGGATTACCTTGGATATCCCACAAACGCACTGTAGAATCACTACTACCACTGACAATAAACTTGCTATCAGGACTAAAGGCGATGCAAATAATTTTTGCCTCATGTCCGTGCCAGGGTTGCGTAATGGCGTTACCTTCTAAATCCCACAAACACACCGTCCCGTCAAAACCAACACTGATAATAGAATCACCATTAGGACTAAAGGTAACAGAAATAACTCCTTCCTTATGTCCGCGCCAAGGTTGAGTGATGACGTTACCTTCTAGATCCCACAAACACACCGTTCCGTCAAAACCAACACTGATAATAGAATCGCTATTGGAGCTAAAGGCGACGGCAATAATTCCTTCCTCATTTCCCTGCCACGGTTGAGTCATGAGATTAGCTTGTAAATCCCATAAACACAAAATTCCGTCAATACTGCCGCTAACAATAAACTTGCCATCAGGACTAAAGGCTAGACAATTAACCTCCTGCTCGTGTCCCAACAAAAATTGAGCAGTGGGATTGTCAATGATATTCCACAAGCACACCGTAGAATCACTACTGCCACTGGCAATAAACTTGCCATCAGGGCTAAAGGCTAGACAATTAACCTCTTGCTCGTGTCCGCGTAAGCTATTTGCTTCTGTAGGTGTGTTTGTTGCTTCCTTTAAGCTTCCCAAAACAGGAGCTAGAAGTTGGTGTGGATATTTCTCTAAATTCTCACCCATTGTTTGAATTGCCAGCACCAAACCCTCTAGCGGTTGGATAGGAAGTAAATTCAAAACCCTGGCAGATTGCTCGCGCAGTTTTAATTCGGTCAGTGCAAGGTGTAACTTTTGAATCTCTTGTTCCTTTTCTCCCAAATGGCGATCGCACCATCCAACACTAGGATTAATAAATTGATGAGTTTGTTCGCTGAAATAATCAAATATTTGCTCTTTTAATTCTTGATAAGTCTTTGTTTGTAGAACCCGGTTTTGAATATTTTCACTTTTCCACAGTACATCTAGAGTGTATTCCAGAACTGGTAAAGAATCATCTTGTTGGTGAAAATCATCAATAATTTGCTCGATTAGTCCTGGTTCAAAGGTAACGCCATTTCTCGCAGCCGGTTCAGCGATCGCTAACTTTAATTCGTCATCGCTCATTCTAGTGAGTATGCAACTATAGCGATCGTGGAGCTTCGCCAGTTGTGGATACTCACTAAATCTATCCAAAAAGTCCGAGCGCATTGTTAAAACAACTTTGACAGAGCTATCCTGCTGCTGGCTCAATTGAAACAGATTATCAACAAATTTGTCACGTTCTGGCTTTTGAGTTTTCGTAAATAATTCTTCAAATCGGTCAATAAAAACCAGAACACACTCATAATCTTGTTTAAGTAAAGTGACAACTTTAATTAGGGTATATTCTCTTATTCCTTGACTAATATCTAATATTTCTAATTTTTTGGCATAGGTAGAAGCAAGACATTTATATAAAGATTTAAAAGGATTTTCATCTGGCTGAAAAGTTATATTAATTAAGGAATGTTTATGATAACCTAAATAAGGTATTAAACCTGCTAAAATCAATGATGATTTGCCACTATATGCTGCTCCTAAAAGCAAAATTAAATCATCATTTTTTAAGCGATCGCTAAGATTGGCAATCAACTTCTTGCGACCAAAAAATTTGTCTTTATCTTTAATTTCAAAAGTTTTTCTCCCTAAGTAGGGAGAATCTATTTTGAGTGGACGACGATGAATGTCTTCAGACTGACTGTCAGAAAAAAAGTTGTATTCAGAAATACCTTGGACATTACATCCAGTATTTATATTGCCTTCAGAACTGTTAACCATCTTATCTCCTTACCTTTGGACACCTCAGGCTAAGTCTTTCCCTCAGTTATAGTTCTTTGGCTAATCTTTGTAAGTACCTTAACAAAATTAATTACCGCAGAAAGGCAGAAGAAAGAAAATACAATTCTTGCTCTCTGCCAAAAACTCTAATCTTAAACTCTTGTGAAGTTTTTACTGTCGCTGCGGTATATAAAGGTCTTAAATACTTTTATTCAGCAAAATTACTTAAGTCACTTTTAAAAATATGGAGTAACTTTATCCTAAAACGCCCTCAATGACAAACGGGATGGAACTTTTTGATAACCTACACCTTGCTATGTTTAGCGGCAAAGGTGGAGTCGGAAAAACAACAATCTCCTGCACCTTTGCATATCGTTGGGCGCAGCAATTTGGCAACGAGCAAATTCTTTTAATCTCAACCGATCCGGCTCACTCTCTTGGAGATGTCTTACAAGTTAGCGTTGATGACATTCCTCGTCCCATAGCGGAACTACCCAATCTACTAGTAAGAGCGTTGGATGCAAAGCTTTTACTACAAAAGTTTAAAGAACGTTACGGTCAGGTGTTAGAACTTTTAGTGGAGCGCGGTAGTTTTGTTGAAGGAGAGGACTTGCTGCCAGTTTGGGATTTAAATTGGCCTGGACTGGACGAATTGATGGGTTTATTAGAGATCCAACGCCTTTTCAACGAACAGCAGGTAGATCGAGTAGTAGTAGATATGGCTCCTAGCGGTCATACTCTCAACTTGTTTGGCTTGATGGATTTTTTAGACACTTTCCTGCACTCTCTAGAACTGTTTCAAGAAAAGCATCGGTATATTAGCAAGACCTTTGCCGGGAGTTACACACCCGATCGCGCTGACGAGTTTTTGCAAACCCTGAAAGCTGAACTTTCGCAAGGTCGTCGTCTGCTTCAAGATCCTAACCATACAGCTTGTTTGTTAGTTGCGATCGCCGAACCAATGAGTTGGTTGGAGTCCAAACGATTCCTAGAAGCCTTACAAACCATGCAGGTTCCTTGTGGAGGATTGTTTGTCAACCAAGTCCTTACCAGTCCGACTGACCCAGATCGTTACCAAGAACAACAACCACTAATCGGCCAGTATACGGCTCTTGCTAACGGCAAGCCGATTTTTATCGTGCCACAGCAAGATCAGGAGCCTTTGGGAATTGTAGCCCTCAGCCATCTGATCGACCAAATCCATGTTCCTCAGCTTGAACCCCTATCTCCTATTGAGCTACTCCCAGTTCAATGGCCGGAAACAATTCCTCCTAGCTTTGGAGATTTTCTCACCCAAGGTCGTCGCCTGTTACTAATTGGCGGTAAAGGTGGAGTAGGCAAGACTACAGTAGCAGCTGCGATTGGTTGGGCTATGGCTCAACAACATCCCGATCGCAAAATTCGCATGGTTTCTATCGATCCAGCCCA
This window of the Nostoc sp. HK-01 genome carries:
- a CDS encoding ABC-2 type transporter, giving the protein MTQQEPGVLLNGWARTKATRKHNFISALSELIVKTLAIAELEIRKLRHDPTDLAVRAVQPALWLLIFGQVFSKIRAIPTGGNLPYLDFMTAGILAQSVLFVAIFTGGMTLIWERDLGIVHKFLASPTPRVAMVLGKAVACGVRCLSQVFIIYGLALLLGVKLNLHPLAIIKVLLIVLMGASCFCIFSLIIGCLVKTRERMTGIGQLLTMPLFFASNAIYPISLMPNWLKFISHINPLTYEVDALRGTMLLNGTSLYGFGLDCTVLLLTLIILTLICGKLYPRVAM
- a CDS encoding transcriptional regulator, MarR family protein encodes the protein MKLDKPSHGATSEECAAKVMETVPLVMRFIRKEMRAHNAGFLSIPQLRSLAFINRNPGGSLSGLAEHLGVTSATASATIERLVQRNLVQREHHPQERRRIVLNLTDEGKYHLQQSLNHTRAQIADILNSLSAEEFSQIEQGLTFLKNVFDQTEIHPPEP
- a CDS encoding major facilitator transporter yields the protein MSSIKRKSTPQNHEPGQHDPFAALRFRDYRLFTIGRLLLSIGSQMQTVAIGWELYERTDSALALGGVGLAQVLPIIALTLIAGDLADRRDRKITVLSSVILLALCSLTLAVLSYTKGAIFLIYACLMLSGVARAFLKPAGDALMWQLIPVSAFTNAATWNSSSFQLAAVIGPALGGFGIALLGSATGVYILAAIASFFCFCLTAAIKEQPNTRTKEPISLQALSAGMKFLWQNQLILAAITLDMFAVLFGGAIALLPIFAKDILHVGPVELGYLQAAPSIGALIMAVSLAYLPPLRKAGPALLWSVVGFGVVTIVFGLSRWFWLSLLMLVLSGALDSISVVIRHTLVQIRTPDHLRGRVAAINSVFISASNELGGFESGLAAAIFGPIAAVVGGGVGTILVVLAVAKIWPGMVKLGALQELD
- a CDS encoding sulfate ABC transporter, inner membrane subunit CysW, with protein sequence MTVNEPRFHSSGSNTDAAKSKHQNSWVPTLLIGIAIAYLALIQYIPAINVFFQAFKKGIGPFFANLTHPAFLHAAWLTLILALIAVPLNTVFGLCAAWAIARHKFPGRAIVLSIIDLPFSISPVVAGLMIVLLYGRNGWFGPFLQAHDIKIIFAFPGMVLATAFVSMPFVAREVIPVLEEFGSDQEEAAKTLGAKDWQIFWRVTLPSIRWGLLYGLILTNARAMGEFGAVSVVSGNIADKTQSLPLFVEDAYKQYETEAAFSAAVLLGLLAVVTLILKEILERKTRIKDVE
- a CDS encoding sulfate ABC transporter permease protein CysT produces the protein MTNEIFMAVSSSPSPHQHLASPTPFWKKFLHQLIHLPWTWRITLVYLTFMLFMPIVAMFLKASTEPPARFWEIATSDVALATYNVTFVTSIGAALLNGVFGTLIAWVLVRYDFPLKRLIDATVDLPFALPTSVAGLTLATVYSDNGWIGSLLAPLGIKVSFTRLGVAVAMIFISLPFVVRTVQPVLQEMEHDIEEAAWCLGASQWQTFWKVILPPLFPTILTGIALGFSRAVGEYGSTVIISSNTPYQDLIAPVLIFQRLEQYDYSGATVIGMVLLTISLILLLAINFLQAWARRYDSK
- a CDS encoding sulfate ABC transporter periplasmic sulfate-binding protein; this encodes MNFWQRPLKRSQQFTTQHKPYRFRLNSLKGFVSLTLVGAILSVALAACSGGNSSNSGTETPSASPVAANKSNVEVTLVSFAVTKAAHEAIIPKFVEKWKQEHNQTVTFKQSYGGSGSQTRAVIDGLEADVVHLALAGDTQKIQKAGLIEPGWEKEVPNNGIVSKSVAAIVTREGNPKNIKTWTDLAKDGVKLITADPKTSGVAKWNFLALWNSAIKTGGDDAKATEFVSKVYNNVPLLTKDAREATDAFFKQGQGDALINYENEIVLAKQKGEKVNYIVPDVNISIDNPIAVVDKNVDKHGTREVAEAFVKYLYTPEAQQEFAKLGFRPVDETVAQTKEVKDKFPNVKTLGTVQDYGGWSEIDKKFFAEGGVFDKIQAQKKR
- a CDS encoding D-alanyl-D-alanine carboxypeptidase/D-alanyl-D-alanine-endopeptidase, with the protein product MFSRKISLSLLLLLLGTQTGITQQAVTAQTPVPPATTTKSLCPAELRTSIDSAINRPLFSRARWGILVKNLASTQTLYSHDAEKYFTPASNAKLLTTAAALKQLGADFRIRTSVYQDADGNLRVVGRGDPSLKNAQLTLLAKQLRQQGITQVNNLIADDSYFQGDLINPSWQWEDVQAYYGAPVNSLILNENAAVLTVLPQAIGKPLQIKWADPTEAYQWRVENNSVTAQKDEPGLVEVKRDLKGAVLYLQGQLAVNSSPDINAIAVFDPTQNFLRHFRQSLAAEGISVQQTSTASGGNNEREIAAIESPPLSELIKEMNLNSNNLFAEALLRTLAHKQQVAKNQNTADVGLKVMQETLTQLGVNPNTYSVVDGSGLSRKDLISPEALVQVLQVIAASPEAKVFRASLPVAGVSGTLQGRFRNTSAQGIVQAKTGTLKGAISLSGYIDSPQFEPLAFSIIVNQSEQPASTIRQAMDDVVILLTQLRRC